CTTTCCTCGAGTCCGATAGCTTCCCGGTCCAGGCGGTGAACGAGTCCGCTAGGAGGGAGAAGAAGGGTGGGGCTAAGCCGCCGATATGGGAGATGGTGTTCTGGTGGACCAGGAAGCCTCTGATCACCGCTAGAAGCATCATCCTCGGGGCTGTCCTAGACGACTCGACCTCCCCGGAGACCTTCGTCGAGGTAGCCCGGCTGAACGCTGAGAGGTCGCCGCACAGGGAGAACCCGAGGGTGCCTCCCCAGCTCGCCGCAAAGCTCAGGGAGATGAGCCTCCTCGACCCCTTCGCGGGGTTCGGCTCCGTACCCCTCGAAGCCATCCGCCTAGGCGTAGGCAGGGTGGTTGCGGTAGAGCTACTGCCGACAGCCTACGTCTTCCTGAAAGCCGTGCTGGAGTACCCCAAGTGGGCTACAGATAACGGGCTAGGGAACCAGCTGGCTAGAGACCTCGAGAAGTGGGGTATGTGGGTAGTAGAGCAACTGAGGAGAGATCCGGACGTCGTGGAGCTCTACGACGAGGACG
The Fervidicoccaceae archaeon genome window above contains:
- a CDS encoding DUF1156 domain-containing protein, whose translation is MRLREMVRRTFLESDSFPVQAVNESARREKKGGAKPPIWEMVFWWTRKPLITARSIILGAVLDDSTSPETFVEVARLNAERSPHRENPRVPPQLAAKLREMSLLDPFAGFGSVPLEAIRLGVGRVVAVELLPTAYVFLKAVLEYPKWATDNGLGNQLARDLEKWGMWVVEQLRRDPDVVELYDED